From a single Desulfatirhabdium butyrativorans DSM 18734 genomic region:
- the mpl gene encoding UDP-N-acetylmuramate:L-alanyl-gamma-D-glutamyl-meso-diaminopimelate ligase codes for MAEADILNFIPDRIGHVHFIAVCGTAMAAVACLMKEMGYRVSGSDTGVYPPISTFLADRGIEILPGYEPSHLDDRPDLVVVGNAVSRTNVEVLCARALGIPYCSMPQAIRHFAIGDKQALVVCGTHGKTTTSSLIAWILQDAGLDPSFIVGGIVRGFDSNYRLGKGSCIVLEGDEYDTAYFDKHAKFLHYPAYRAVITSIEYDHADIFPDIGSIRSAFSHFLDRVPPEGRVFAFDTGEHLDAVLAKFPGDVERYGTKASSAWRLENLRSGTEGTTFDAVYRGSVLGTFGSPLMGRHNAWNALSAIALTWSLGLPVPAIQSALRTFPGVRRRQEVRGVVKGITVMDDFAHHPTAIRETLQAVRSRYPAGRLIAIFEPGTHTSMRAVFQDVFPAAFADADLILLRAPSRIAKVPEAERISVEKLVADLASMGKPVRLFADTQAVVDEAVRVAKPSDVLLVMSNGGFENIHERLMDALRGA; via the coding sequence GTGGCTGAAGCCGACATCTTGAACTTCATCCCGGATCGGATCGGGCATGTGCATTTCATTGCCGTATGCGGCACGGCCATGGCTGCCGTGGCATGCCTGATGAAGGAAATGGGGTATCGGGTCAGCGGGTCGGACACCGGTGTCTATCCCCCGATCAGCACGTTTCTGGCGGATCGGGGCATCGAAATCCTTCCGGGATACGAACCTTCCCACCTCGATGACCGGCCGGATCTGGTCGTTGTCGGAAACGCCGTTTCCCGAACCAATGTGGAAGTACTCTGCGCAAGGGCGCTCGGCATTCCCTATTGCTCCATGCCCCAGGCCATCCGGCATTTTGCCATCGGAGACAAACAGGCCCTTGTCGTATGCGGTACCCACGGCAAGACGACGACATCTTCCCTCATCGCCTGGATCCTCCAGGATGCCGGGCTGGATCCCTCATTCATCGTCGGTGGCATCGTGCGGGGTTTCGACAGCAACTACCGCCTCGGGAAAGGCTCCTGCATCGTTCTGGAAGGGGATGAATACGATACGGCCTATTTCGACAAGCATGCCAAATTCCTGCATTATCCGGCATACCGGGCTGTCATCACCAGCATCGAATACGACCATGCCGACATTTTTCCGGACATCGGCAGCATCCGCAGCGCCTTTAGCCATTTTCTGGATCGTGTCCCCCCTGAGGGGCGGGTTTTCGCCTTCGATACCGGCGAGCATCTCGATGCGGTGCTGGCCAAGTTTCCGGGGGATGTCGAGCGTTACGGAACGAAGGCATCTTCGGCCTGGCGGCTGGAAAACCTCCGCAGCGGGACGGAAGGAACGACATTTGATGCCGTGTATCGGGGATCGGTCCTCGGAACATTCGGGTCTCCGCTGATGGGGCGGCACAATGCCTGGAATGCGCTTTCGGCCATTGCGCTCACCTGGAGCCTGGGGCTGCCTGTCCCCGCCATCCAATCCGCCTTGCGTACGTTTCCGGGGGTCAGGCGCAGGCAGGAAGTGCGGGGCGTTGTGAAAGGCATTACCGTGATGGACGATTTCGCCCATCATCCCACCGCCATTCGGGAAACCTTGCAGGCCGTTCGAAGCCGCTATCCGGCGGGCAGATTGATCGCCATTTTCGAGCCGGGCACCCATACAAGCATGCGCGCCGTTTTTCAGGACGTATTCCCGGCGGCCTTCGCCGATGCCGATCTCATCCTGCTGCGCGCGCCGTCCCGGATCGCAAAAGTGCCGGAGGCGGAGCGGATTTCCGTGGAAAAGCTGGTCGCCGATTTGGCATCGATGGGCAAGCCGGTCCGTCTCTTTGCCGATACGCAGGCGGTTGTGGATGAAGCCGTGCGGGTGGCAAAACCCTCCGATGTGCTGCTGGTGATGTCCAACGGCGGATTTGAAAACATCCATGAAAGACTCATGGATGCATTGCGGGGCG